A DNA window from Pseudomonas resinovorans NBRC 106553 contains the following coding sequences:
- a CDS encoding DUF1624 domain-containing protein — MTETASSRLHSIDALRGLVILFMLLDHVRETFYLHMQVSDPMDVGQTEPALFFSRTLAHLCAPAFVFLTGLSAFLYGEKHEGRAAVSSFLFKRGLFLVALEITLVNFAWTFQLPPSVLYLQVIWVIGLSMLALSVLAWLPRAVLAGLGLLLVAGHNLLDGLHFMPGDWAYVPWAILHDRGWIEVGDVLRLRTSYPLLPWIGVIALGYAAGPWFGRMADATQRRRNLLLCAATGLGGFVLLRLFNGYGEKPWTMGETALQTVMGFLNITKYPPSLLFLALTLGIGLLLLVFFERRGERPLVRLLAVFGAAPMFFYLLHLYVLKLLYLACVATWGLNHGQHFGFDSMGAIWLCSLLLIVALYPPVRWFARLKARRRDIAWLKYL, encoded by the coding sequence ATGACGGAGACAGCTTCCTCCCGACTGCACTCCATCGATGCCCTTCGCGGCCTGGTGATCCTCTTCATGCTGCTCGACCACGTCCGCGAGACCTTCTACCTGCACATGCAGGTGAGCGATCCGATGGACGTGGGCCAGACCGAACCCGCTCTGTTCTTCAGTCGCACCCTGGCGCACCTGTGCGCGCCGGCCTTCGTCTTCCTCACCGGCCTCTCGGCGTTCCTCTATGGGGAGAAGCACGAAGGCCGGGCGGCGGTCTCGAGCTTTCTCTTCAAGCGCGGGCTGTTCCTGGTGGCGCTGGAAATCACCCTGGTGAACTTCGCCTGGACCTTTCAGCTGCCGCCCAGCGTCCTCTACCTGCAGGTGATCTGGGTCATCGGCCTGAGCATGCTGGCGCTCTCGGTGCTGGCCTGGCTGCCGCGCGCCGTACTGGCGGGCCTCGGCCTGTTGCTGGTGGCAGGTCACAACCTGCTGGATGGTTTGCACTTCATGCCGGGCGACTGGGCGTACGTTCCCTGGGCGATCCTGCATGACCGTGGCTGGATCGAAGTCGGTGACGTCCTGCGTTTGCGAACCTCCTACCCGTTGCTGCCATGGATCGGCGTTATCGCGCTGGGCTATGCCGCCGGTCCCTGGTTCGGCCGAATGGCGGACGCCACCCAACGCCGGCGCAACCTGCTGCTCTGTGCCGCCACCGGGCTGGGTGGCTTCGTGCTGCTGAGGCTGTTCAATGGCTACGGCGAAAAGCCCTGGACCATGGGGGAGACTGCGCTGCAGACCGTGATGGGTTTCCTGAACATCACCAAGTACCCGCCGTCGCTGCTCTTCCTGGCGCTGACCCTGGGCATCGGCCTCCTGCTGCTGGTGTTCTTCGAACGTCGTGGCGAGCGTCCCCTGGTACGCCTGCTGGCCGTGTTCGGCGCGGCGCCGATGTTCTTCTACCTGCTGCACCTCTATGTGCTGAAGCTGCTGTATCTCGCCTGCGTGGCGACCTGGGGGCTGAACCACGGGCAGCATTTCGGCTTCGACTCGATGGGAGCCATCTGGCTGTGTTCGTTGCTGTTGATCGTCGCGCTCTACCCGCCCGTACGCTGGTTCGCCCGGCTCAAGGCACGTCGCCGCGACATCGCCTGGCTGAAATACCTCTGA
- a CDS encoding LysR family transcriptional regulator — MQKTPNSVGRLNWDDLKYFLEVARTRTASTAARRLDVDYTTVSRRIRALEQGMGALLFEKSRNAGFVLTPEGQRLLSYAESLESTLQAACEQVSGTSLALSGHLRIGATEGFGSYFVTAQMSRFQDRYPHISVDILPVPHFISLSRRDADIAIALERPERGPYVCSRLCDYRLRLYATPGYLERQGPVERREDLAGRAFITYVDDLAFSPELLYLEDVIPGAVTHLRSTSVIAQYHAALQGRAMAILPCFLAGPDPRLVEVLPGQVEVTRQFWMYYREDLRKLKRIALAAEYLRDSAEHNRAFLLGESREMSFLPD, encoded by the coding sequence ATGCAAAAAACTCCTAACTCAGTGGGCCGCCTGAACTGGGACGACCTCAAGTACTTCCTCGAAGTGGCGCGTACCCGCACCGCCAGCACCGCCGCCCGGCGCCTGGACGTGGACTACACCACCGTATCGCGGCGAATCCGCGCCCTGGAGCAGGGCATGGGCGCGCTGTTGTTCGAGAAGTCACGCAATGCCGGATTCGTGCTGACGCCGGAAGGGCAGCGCCTGTTGAGCTACGCCGAATCCCTGGAGAGCACCCTGCAGGCGGCCTGCGAGCAGGTGTCGGGCACCAGCCTGGCGCTGTCGGGGCACCTGCGCATCGGTGCCACCGAGGGTTTCGGCTCCTATTTCGTGACGGCGCAGATGAGCCGCTTCCAGGACCGCTACCCGCATATCTCGGTGGACATCCTGCCGGTGCCGCACTTCATCAGCCTGTCGCGCCGCGACGCGGATATCGCCATCGCCCTGGAACGCCCCGAGCGCGGCCCCTATGTCTGCTCGCGGCTGTGCGACTACCGATTGCGGCTCTACGCCACCCCCGGCTACCTGGAGCGCCAGGGGCCGGTGGAACGCCGCGAGGACCTGGCCGGGCGCGCCTTCATCACCTACGTGGATGACCTGGCCTTCAGCCCTGAGCTGCTCTACCTGGAGGACGTGATCCCCGGCGCCGTCACCCACCTGCGCAGCACCAGCGTGATCGCCCAGTACCACGCGGCCCTGCAGGGCCGCGCCATGGCCATCCTGCCGTGCTTCCTCGCCGGACCCGATCCGCGCCTGGTGGAAGTGCTGCCGGGGCAGGTGGAGGTCACCCGGCAGTTCTGGATGTACTACCGGGAAGACCTGCGCAAGCTGAAACGCATCGCCCTGGCGGCGGAGTACCTGCGCGACAGCGCCGAGCACAATCGCGCGTTCCTCCTGGGGGAAAGCCGCGAGATGAGCTTCCTGCCGGATTGA
- a CDS encoding LysR family transcriptional regulator, whose product MTFQDLQIDWLKCFVAVVDAGSLSGAAPEVHRSQSAVSMQIKKLEAALACQLLVRGPRQHQLTPQGQLLLGYARRMLDLHAETQAAFHGEELTGRIRLGVPDDYAARYLTPVLKRFAPNFGAVEIELNCEQSTSLIPRVKSGDLDLALVSRDSPRHGTLLFHEPMVWVGDAQFQVWRRDPLPIAVYEDASLAKRSALHSLALQGRRFKVVYNSSSLAGQIAAVESGLAVAVLTQCSAPPHLKILGSEQGLGPLEPMEVAVFRSRASRGSKAVDSLHDLLLRTLRLSASP is encoded by the coding sequence ATGACCTTCCAGGACCTGCAGATCGATTGGCTGAAATGCTTCGTCGCGGTGGTGGATGCCGGATCGCTTTCCGGGGCCGCCCCTGAGGTACATCGGTCGCAGTCGGCGGTGAGCATGCAGATCAAGAAGCTGGAGGCGGCCCTGGCCTGCCAACTCCTGGTTCGCGGCCCGCGCCAGCACCAGCTCACGCCCCAGGGCCAATTGTTGCTGGGCTATGCGCGGCGAATGCTCGATCTGCATGCCGAAACCCAGGCAGCCTTTCATGGTGAGGAGTTGACGGGGCGGATTCGCCTTGGCGTCCCCGATGACTATGCCGCACGCTACCTGACCCCCGTGCTCAAGCGGTTCGCCCCGAATTTCGGTGCGGTGGAAATAGAGCTCAACTGTGAGCAGTCGACTTCCCTGATCCCCAGGGTGAAAAGCGGCGACCTGGATCTGGCCCTGGTTTCCCGCGACAGTCCTCGCCACGGAACCCTGTTGTTCCACGAGCCCATGGTATGGGTGGGCGACGCCCAGTTTCAGGTGTGGCGGCGCGACCCCCTGCCCATTGCCGTCTACGAAGATGCCAGCCTCGCCAAGCGCAGCGCCTTGCACTCGCTGGCGCTCCAGGGGCGCCGGTTCAAGGTGGTGTACAACAGCTCCAGCCTGGCGGGCCAGATCGCCGCCGTCGAAAGTGGACTGGCGGTGGCGGTGCTCACCCAGTGCAGCGCGCCACCCCACCTGAAGATCCTCGGGAGCGAGCAAGGCCTCGGCCCGCTGGAGCCGATGGAGGTCGCCGTGTTCCGCAGCCGGGCCTCTCGCGGCTCGAAAGCCGTCGACAGCCTCCATGACCTGTTGCTCAGGACGCTGCGACTTTCCGCGTCCCCTTGA
- a CDS encoding TonB-dependent receptor, which yields MKYELVPLAVLAALASTGSHAEENGESTITLGEVQVDGSAGQRLQAGSSSVLTSVDVLGADRIERQNVRNSWELLGQMPGIQLTETRQGAESGKATFRAFNGEGYINGIKTLIDGVPSNVNSGNQRFIDMVFPLDLEYIEVVRGTNDPRYGLHNIAGNINFVTRQGGNYTDSRLTYGSFNTREVQLAVGRESGNFAQNYFLAKQYSDGYREHDESDKYSLGGKWFYTDDEGLMKLGLVTRLYHHEADEPGFLTREELAASRTRSDPKNANDGDDRDMKQVAVHFDWQMRDDLSLSNKFYYNSYEDDRKVTFTSYPVGNAPRQRRQWDERQTGMLGSLAWLTSDWLTLEGGLNVEHQDNEYRRFRYNYSVPTDFDVTPARVQNDDAYTLDNVGAYVQAVIEPIESLKIIPAYRVDRFYGETELPNGVEADLQDYGSILQPKLSVVYSLTPEISLYANWGRTFQILTGSTAPAYMTPGQASFDPSINTGKEVGIKFTPVDGTEARIAVWQQDATDEVANMPSTGTTVGLGETRRRGVDLQVASRINERWSVWASHAYQEAKVRSAFTAGGQSLAGNEVFATPRHISNLGTDYQFDQAWRFGLQARAQGDYYIDELNEQGKFGGFAVLDASVEYTLSPAASVDLQVKNLTDREYEYVWYDNFFWGGDDQPMFSPAPGRTAYVSLNLKL from the coding sequence ATGAAGTACGAACTCGTTCCCCTGGCGGTATTGGCCGCGCTCGCCAGCACGGGCAGCCACGCTGAAGAGAACGGTGAATCCACCATCACCCTCGGCGAGGTCCAGGTGGACGGTAGCGCAGGTCAACGGCTGCAGGCCGGCAGCAGCAGCGTCCTGACCTCGGTGGATGTTCTCGGCGCCGACAGGATCGAAAGGCAAAACGTGCGCAACAGCTGGGAACTGCTGGGCCAGATGCCCGGCATCCAGCTCACCGAGACCCGCCAGGGCGCCGAGTCCGGCAAGGCCACCTTCCGGGCCTTCAATGGCGAGGGCTACATCAATGGCATCAAGACGCTGATCGATGGCGTGCCGAGCAACGTCAACAGCGGCAACCAGCGCTTCATCGACATGGTGTTCCCCCTCGATCTCGAATACATCGAGGTGGTGCGCGGTACCAACGATCCGCGCTACGGCCTGCACAACATCGCCGGCAACATCAATTTCGTCACCCGCCAGGGCGGCAACTACACCGACAGCCGCCTGACCTATGGCAGCTTCAACACCCGCGAGGTGCAACTGGCGGTGGGCCGCGAATCGGGCAACTTCGCGCAGAACTACTTCCTCGCCAAGCAGTATTCCGATGGTTATCGCGAGCACGACGAGTCCGACAAGTACTCGCTTGGCGGCAAGTGGTTCTACACCGACGACGAGGGCCTGATGAAACTGGGCCTGGTGACCCGCCTCTATCACCACGAGGCAGACGAGCCCGGCTTCCTGACCCGCGAGGAACTCGCCGCCAGCCGCACCCGCTCCGACCCGAAGAACGCCAACGACGGCGACGACCGCGACATGAAGCAGGTGGCGGTGCACTTCGACTGGCAGATGCGCGACGACCTGAGCCTGAGCAACAAGTTCTACTACAACAGCTATGAAGACGACCGGAAGGTGACCTTCACGAGCTACCCGGTGGGCAACGCCCCGCGCCAGCGCCGCCAGTGGGACGAGCGCCAGACCGGCATGCTCGGCAGCCTCGCCTGGCTCACCAGCGACTGGCTGACCCTGGAAGGCGGCCTGAACGTCGAGCATCAGGACAACGAGTACCGCCGCTTTCGCTACAACTACAGCGTACCGACCGACTTCGACGTCACGCCGGCGCGCGTCCAGAACGACGACGCCTACACCCTCGACAACGTCGGCGCCTATGTGCAGGCGGTGATCGAGCCCATCGAGTCGCTGAAGATCATTCCGGCCTACCGCGTGGACCGCTTCTACGGCGAGACCGAGCTGCCGAACGGCGTCGAGGCCGACCTGCAGGACTACGGTTCGATCCTGCAGCCCAAGCTCAGCGTGGTGTACAGCCTGACCCCGGAGATCAGCCTCTACGCCAACTGGGGCCGCACCTTCCAGATCCTCACCGGCTCCACGGCGCCGGCCTACATGACCCCCGGGCAGGCCAGCTTCGACCCCTCCATCAACACCGGCAAGGAAGTGGGCATCAAGTTCACGCCGGTGGACGGCACCGAGGCGCGCATCGCCGTGTGGCAGCAGGACGCCACCGACGAAGTGGCGAACATGCCCAGCACCGGCACCACCGTGGGCCTCGGGGAAACCCGGCGGCGCGGGGTCGACCTGCAGGTCGCTTCGCGGATCAACGAACGCTGGAGCGTCTGGGCCTCCCACGCCTACCAGGAAGCCAAGGTGAGGAGCGCCTTCACCGCCGGCGGCCAGTCCCTGGCCGGCAACGAGGTTTTTGCCACCCCGCGGCACATTTCCAACCTCGGCACCGACTACCAGTTCGACCAGGCCTGGCGCTTCGGCCTCCAGGCCCGGGCCCAGGGCGACTACTACATCGACGAGCTGAATGAGCAGGGCAAGTTCGGTGGCTTCGCGGTGCTGGACGCGAGCGTGGAATACACCCTCTCGCCGGCCGCCAGCGTGGACCTCCAGGTGAAGAACCTGACCGACCGCGAGTACGAGTACGTCTGGTACGACAACTTCTTCTGGGGCGGCGACGACCAACCCATGTTCTCGCCGGCGCCGGGCCGCACCGCCTACGTGTCGCTCAACCTCAAGCTCTAG
- a CDS encoding AraC family transcriptional regulator, protein MTLELNDTSGSDWIHVRRDQDTGIESLHAHFQGHAYDPHDHDELLVGVTFQGVQQFNCHKAVHTSTPGSAMLIEPGALHDGHAPDEEGFTYGMLYIPQAYVSGMTERLGLGDASNLQAAFQHTLSDDAQLIGAIHQAFLAIHNGEGRLARDQSLDHLLGLLSRHLCLRAPSLKRDSDAEMHRARDFLHARMADDIGLEELATYSGIDRFRLTRQFKKAFGQSPHAYLVRLRLRTARALLATGMAPSQVAAEVGFSDQSHLGVWFRRAYRLTPAAYQRQCTNLTD, encoded by the coding sequence ATGACGCTTGAACTGAATGACACTTCTGGCTCCGACTGGATTCATGTTCGCCGTGACCAGGACACCGGTATCGAGAGCCTGCATGCGCATTTCCAGGGCCATGCCTATGACCCGCACGATCACGACGAGCTGCTGGTGGGGGTCACCTTCCAGGGCGTGCAGCAGTTCAATTGCCACAAGGCCGTGCATACCAGCACACCGGGCAGCGCGATGCTCATCGAGCCGGGGGCGTTGCACGATGGGCATGCGCCGGACGAGGAGGGCTTCACCTACGGGATGCTCTACATCCCCCAGGCATACGTCTCCGGTATGACTGAGCGCCTGGGCCTGGGTGATGCGTCCAATCTCCAGGCGGCCTTCCAGCACACGCTGAGCGACGATGCCCAGTTGATCGGCGCTATACATCAGGCCTTCCTGGCCATCCACAACGGCGAAGGCCGGTTGGCCCGTGACCAGAGCCTGGATCACCTGCTGGGACTGCTCTCCCGGCACCTGTGCCTGAGGGCGCCATCCCTCAAGCGCGACTCAGATGCGGAAATGCACCGCGCGCGGGACTTTCTCCATGCGCGGATGGCCGATGACATCGGCCTGGAAGAACTGGCCACCTACTCGGGAATCGACCGCTTCAGGCTCACGCGGCAATTCAAGAAAGCCTTCGGTCAGTCGCCCCACGCTTACCTCGTGCGGCTTCGTCTGCGCACCGCTCGGGCACTGCTCGCGACGGGCATGGCGCCCTCGCAGGTGGCGGCCGAGGTGGGCTTCTCCGACCAGAGCCACCTGGGTGTCTGGTTCCGCCGCGCCTATCGGCTCACGCCCGCTGCCTATCAGCGGCAGTGCACGAACCTTACAGACTGA
- a CDS encoding MaoC family dehydratase — translation MMEAASGAKPLYLDDLAVGDVFISDTHPLDAQQIVQFASQFDPQPFHLDADAAQDTFFQGLAASGWHTTAITMRLIVQSLPLARGVIGAGAEVSWPQPTRPGDVLQVTSRIIEIIPSRSKPDRGLIVVECITSNQAGQVLQRMVTKVLCFRKEG, via the coding sequence ATGATGGAAGCTGCAAGCGGAGCCAAACCGCTCTACCTGGACGACCTCGCGGTGGGCGACGTTTTCATCAGCGATACCCACCCACTGGATGCCCAGCAGATCGTCCAGTTCGCCTCGCAGTTCGACCCGCAACCGTTCCACCTGGACGCCGACGCGGCACAAGACACCTTTTTCCAGGGCCTGGCCGCGAGCGGCTGGCACACGACGGCGATCACCATGCGGCTCATCGTGCAGAGCCTGCCCCTTGCCAGAGGCGTGATCGGCGCCGGCGCCGAAGTGTCCTGGCCACAACCCACCCGTCCCGGTGATGTGCTCCAGGTCACCAGCCGGATAATCGAGATCATCCCGTCTCGTTCCAAGCCTGACCGTGGACTCATCGTCGTCGAGTGCATCACCTCGAACCAGGCCGGCCAGGTGCTGCAGCGCATGGTTACCAAGGTGCTGTGTTTCCGAAAGGAAGGCTGA
- a CDS encoding DUF2000 domain-containing protein produces MFDTKVAFIVRDDLPTWQRLNVVAFLATGIATEAPEIMGAPYVDAAGHQYGKLSGQPMLIFEGDIAGLQKARHAGIARDLTILPYVSAMFSTYHDEANRAVFLAEDPENMDLVGLALRGPKKAVDKAIKGLALHK; encoded by the coding sequence ATGTTCGACACCAAAGTAGCTTTCATCGTCCGCGACGACCTGCCGACCTGGCAGCGCCTGAATGTGGTCGCGTTCCTCGCCACCGGCATTGCCACGGAGGCCCCGGAGATCATGGGGGCACCCTATGTCGATGCGGCCGGCCACCAGTACGGCAAGCTTTCCGGGCAACCCATGCTGATCTTCGAGGGCGATATCGCCGGCTTGCAGAAGGCACGGCATGCCGGCATCGCGCGTGATTTGACGATCCTTCCCTACGTCTCCGCGATGTTCTCCACCTATCACGACGAGGCCAATCGCGCGGTATTCCTGGCCGAAGACCCCGAGAACATGGACCTGGTGGGTTTGGCCTTGCGCGGCCCGAAGAAGGCGGTGGACAAGGCGATCAAGGGCCTGGCCCTGCACAAGTGA
- a CDS encoding AzlC family ABC transporter permease, which translates to MIDVDNKLHEFDRHMVWVGFAKLAPISLFVAVFGAAFGLAATQAGLSDTVIVAMSTLVFAGASQFAALELWGPDVSLITLVITVFAINARHLLMGATLYPWLQHLPLAKRYGVMLVASDANWALSMQAFGSRQPGIGLLLGGGLAIWLSWVIGTWLGVLSGGAIQSPKALGLDMVMGCFLLAMVVGGDKNLRLLVIWIVAACASLLAYRFLPENSHVVVGAVAGGIAGTIWTESKHEH; encoded by the coding sequence ATGATCGATGTCGACAACAAGCTGCATGAGTTCGACCGCCACATGGTGTGGGTCGGCTTCGCCAAACTGGCGCCTATCTCGCTGTTCGTGGCGGTGTTTGGCGCCGCCTTCGGGCTGGCGGCCACCCAGGCGGGGCTGAGCGACACCGTCATCGTCGCGATGAGCACCCTGGTGTTCGCCGGCGCGTCGCAGTTCGCCGCACTGGAACTGTGGGGGCCGGACGTTTCGCTCATCACCCTGGTCATCACCGTATTCGCCATCAACGCACGGCACTTGCTGATGGGGGCCACGCTCTATCCGTGGTTGCAGCATCTCCCGTTGGCCAAGCGCTACGGCGTGATGCTGGTCGCGTCGGACGCCAACTGGGCGCTATCCATGCAGGCATTCGGCAGCCGTCAGCCCGGTATCGGGCTGCTGCTGGGGGGAGGGCTTGCGATCTGGTTGTCCTGGGTGATCGGCACCTGGCTCGGGGTCCTTTCCGGTGGTGCCATCCAGAGTCCCAAGGCACTGGGCCTGGACATGGTGATGGGCTGTTTCCTGCTGGCCATGGTGGTTGGCGGGGACAAGAACCTGCGGCTGCTGGTGATCTGGATCGTCGCCGCCTGTGCGTCGCTCCTGGCCTACCGATTCTTGCCCGAGAACAGCCACGTGGTCGTGGGTGCGGTGGCCGGTGGCATCGCCGGGACGATCTGGACGGAGAGCAAGCATGAGCATTGA
- a CDS encoding AzlD family protein, with protein sequence MSIETTGLGALALVLIMAFVTLVTRWGGVYVMSFVPIGYRVRQFIGAMSGSVLVALLAPMALQGDNAARLALLTTAATMLLLKKPLPAIAAGVLAAALFRQF encoded by the coding sequence ATGAGCATTGAGACGACAGGCCTGGGCGCCCTGGCATTGGTGCTGATCATGGCGTTCGTGACCTTGGTGACACGCTGGGGCGGTGTCTACGTGATGTCCTTCGTGCCCATCGGCTACCGGGTCAGGCAGTTCATCGGCGCCATGTCGGGTTCGGTGCTGGTGGCGCTTCTGGCCCCGATGGCGTTGCAGGGCGACAACGCCGCGCGACTGGCGCTCCTGACCACGGCGGCAACCATGCTGCTGCTGAAGAAGCCGCTACCGGCCATTGCGGCGGGCGTACTGGCGGCGGCTCTCTTCCGGCAGTTCTAG
- a CDS encoding AraC family transcriptional regulator, translating into MTAIARYQACDSDELADALAGWSQAYTQIGRGRLQAELLQLTLPEASLIYERSNLHLHETMAPPLDQVIVAIPLGVAAEPLYNGRPMTLDSLVLLRGGEEAEICAPGEFRTIGLGLGRGLLREMLGEQDQESFERALDNGLLHLSPQAAQLLRDNLCGTLAAFERGHWQTDDQRQARDATLSALGQVMQAIDDVPGDALALPRSLPQRRRLVLAAIERMQADLANPLSLPELCKRLNTSQRTLHYCFRQMCQTSPHQFFLSLRLAEAHRRLKQEPQQNITDLALELGFYGSSHFSSLYKRHFVRQPSQRGGAYA; encoded by the coding sequence ATGACCGCCATTGCCCGCTACCAGGCCTGTGACTCGGATGAGTTGGCCGATGCCCTTGCCGGCTGGAGCCAGGCCTATACCCAGATCGGCCGCGGCCGTCTGCAGGCGGAGCTGCTGCAGCTGACCCTTCCCGAAGCCTCGCTGATCTACGAGCGATCCAACCTGCACTTGCACGAGACCATGGCCCCGCCGTTGGACCAGGTGATCGTGGCCATCCCGCTTGGCGTCGCCGCCGAGCCTTTGTACAACGGCCGGCCGATGACCCTGGACTCGCTGGTGCTGTTGCGGGGCGGTGAGGAAGCGGAGATCTGTGCGCCGGGCGAGTTCCGCACCATCGGCCTGGGCCTCGGCAGAGGGCTGCTCCGCGAAATGCTCGGCGAGCAGGACCAGGAAAGCTTCGAGCGCGCCCTGGACAACGGCCTATTGCACTTGTCGCCACAGGCTGCGCAGCTACTGCGGGACAACCTCTGCGGGACGCTCGCTGCCTTCGAGCGGGGCCATTGGCAAACCGACGACCAGCGCCAGGCCAGGGACGCCACGCTGTCCGCCCTGGGGCAGGTGATGCAGGCAATCGACGATGTCCCTGGCGATGCGCTTGCCCTGCCGCGCTCCCTGCCGCAAAGGCGGCGTCTGGTGCTGGCCGCCATCGAGCGGATGCAGGCGGACCTCGCCAATCCGCTGTCGCTGCCGGAGCTCTGCAAGCGCCTGAATACCAGCCAGCGCACGCTGCACTACTGCTTCCGCCAGATGTGCCAGACCTCGCCGCACCAGTTCTTCCTCAGCCTGCGCCTGGCCGAGGCGCACCGTCGGCTCAAGCAGGAGCCGCAGCAGAACATCACCGACCTGGCGCTCGAACTCGGCTTCTACGGCTCCAGCCATTTCTCCTCGTTGTACAAGCGTCATTTCGTCCGGCAACCCTCCCAACGAGGCGGTGCCTACGCCTGA
- a CDS encoding AMP-binding protein has protein sequence MSDTLHPFVAARDFLLAHRTDYDTAVRHFKWPELGSFNWALDYFDVMARGNDAPALWIVGDQGREQRFSFQDLSTRSNRVANHLRQLGVKRGERILLMLGNEVALWDIMLAAFKLGAVLIPATALLTADDLRDRLERGRVSHVIAGSASTGKFDGLADSLGRIAVGEQVAGWASHADALACSDEFVADGPTQASDPLLLYFTSGTTSKPKLVLHSHQSYPVGHLSTLYWIGLQPGDVHLNISSPGWAKHAWSCFFAPWNAGACVFIYDVPRFSAKGLLETLASHRVTSLCAPPTVWRMLVQEDLAAYRSRLSLRELVGAGEPMNPEIIEHIREAWGLDLRDGFGQTETTAQIGNTPGQALKPGSMGRPLPGYRVVLLDGDGNPREEGEVALQLAPRPLGLMTCYEDSPEKTAEVTRGGHYRTGDTAIRDADGYITFVGRADDVFKSSDYRISPFELESALIEHEAVMEVAIVPSPDPVRLAVPKAFLILAPGHAPSAELAAALLAFAREHLAPYKRVRRLEFVSELPKTISGKIRRVELRRIELQRSQEKTRVELEFFEEDFPALRGDTAR, from the coding sequence ATGAGCGACACCCTGCACCCCTTCGTAGCTGCCCGAGACTTCCTGCTGGCTCACCGTACCGACTACGACACCGCGGTACGCCACTTCAAATGGCCGGAGCTCGGTTCGTTCAACTGGGCGCTGGATTACTTCGATGTCATGGCCAGGGGCAACGATGCCCCGGCGCTCTGGATAGTCGGCGACCAGGGCCGCGAACAGCGCTTCAGCTTCCAGGACCTGTCCACCCGTTCCAACCGCGTGGCCAACCACCTGCGCCAGCTTGGCGTGAAGCGCGGCGAGCGCATCCTGCTGATGCTCGGCAACGAGGTGGCGCTGTGGGACATCATGCTCGCCGCCTTCAAGCTCGGCGCCGTGCTGATCCCGGCCACCGCCCTGCTCACCGCCGACGACCTGCGCGACCGCCTGGAGCGCGGCCGGGTCAGCCATGTGATCGCCGGCAGCGCCAGCACCGGCAAGTTCGACGGCCTGGCCGACAGCCTGGGCCGCATCGCCGTCGGCGAGCAGGTCGCAGGCTGGGCCAGCCACGCCGATGCGCTGGCCTGCTCCGACGAGTTCGTCGCCGATGGCCCGACGCAGGCCAGCGACCCGCTGCTGCTCTACTTCACCTCCGGCACCACCTCCAAGCCCAAGCTGGTACTGCACAGCCACCAGAGCTACCCGGTGGGCCACCTCTCCACCCTCTACTGGATCGGCCTGCAACCCGGCGACGTGCACCTGAACATCTCCTCCCCCGGCTGGGCCAAGCACGCCTGGAGCTGCTTCTTCGCCCCCTGGAACGCCGGCGCCTGCGTGTTCATCTACGACGTCCCGCGCTTCTCCGCCAAGGGCCTGCTGGAAACCCTGGCCAGCCACCGCGTCACCAGCCTCTGCGCGCCGCCCACGGTGTGGCGCATGCTGGTGCAGGAAGACCTCGCCGCGTACCGGTCGCGCCTGTCCCTGCGGGAACTGGTGGGCGCCGGCGAGCCGATGAACCCGGAAATCATCGAACACATCCGCGAGGCCTGGGGCCTGGACCTGCGCGACGGCTTCGGCCAGACCGAAACCACCGCGCAGATCGGCAACACGCCGGGGCAGGCGCTCAAGCCCGGCTCCATGGGCCGCCCCCTGCCCGGCTACCGCGTGGTGCTGCTGGACGGCGACGGCAACCCCCGCGAGGAAGGCGAAGTGGCCCTGCAACTGGCGCCGCGTCCCCTGGGCCTGATGACCTGCTACGAAGACAGCCCGGAGAAGACCGCCGAGGTCACCCGTGGCGGCCACTACCGCACCGGCGATACCGCCATCCGCGACGCCGACGGCTACATCACCTTCGTCGGTCGCGCCGACGACGTGTTCAAGTCCTCGGACTACCGCATCAGCCCCTTCGAGCTGGAGAGCGCGCTGATCGAGCATGAAGCGGTGATGGAAGTGGCCATCGTGCCCAGCCCCGACCCGGTGCGCCTGGCGGTGCCCAAGGCGTTCCTCATCCTCGCGCCGGGCCATGCGCCCAGCGCCGAACTGGCCGCCGCGCTGCTCGCCTTCGCCCGCGAACACCTGGCGCCCTACAAGCGGGTGCGGCGCCTGGAGTTCGTCAGCGAACTGCCCAAGACCATTTCCGGAAAGATCCGCCGCGTGGAGCTGCGCCGGATCGAGCTGCAGCGCAGCCAGGAAAAGACCCGGGTCGAGCTGGAGTTCTTCGAGGAAGACTTCCCGGCCCTGCGTGGCGACACCGCCCGCTGA